A single genomic interval of Ruminococcus sp. NK3A76 harbors:
- a CDS encoding RnfABCDGE type electron transport complex subunit D, protein MEKLTVTASPHERGSTSTARIMTDVIIALIPALVVSGFVFGGRALMLTGFCMISAMALERLCNLVMKRESSIGDLSAAVTGMLLAFNLPVTISYFKAFIGVFVAVVITKQLFGGLGHNFANPAIVGRIVLMLSFPAAMTNWAVPFYDDKDIVTGATPLVSDPVSYQDLFLGNIGGCLGETCKAALLFGGFYLIARNVINPVTPLAFIGTVFVFSAVTGHDGLYQILSGGLILGAFFMATDYVTTPITTTGKFIFGIGCGLLTCVIRFYAGYPEGVSFSILLMNIATPLIDMATEKKSPLGRYVKAEESGESDA, encoded by the coding sequence ATGGAAAAACTTACAGTCACCGCTTCCCCTCATGAGAGAGGGAGTACATCAACGGCAAGGATAATGACAGATGTTATCATTGCACTGATACCGGCGCTCGTTGTCTCGGGATTTGTTTTCGGGGGCAGGGCGCTTATGCTGACGGGATTTTGTATGATAAGCGCTATGGCGCTCGAAAGACTGTGTAACCTCGTGATGAAGCGTGAGAGCTCGATAGGCGACCTCTCGGCGGCCGTGACGGGTATGCTGCTTGCATTCAACCTGCCTGTGACGATATCCTATTTCAAGGCGTTTATCGGCGTGTTTGTCGCTGTCGTCATCACAAAGCAGCTTTTCGGCGGCCTCGGGCATAACTTCGCAAACCCGGCTATCGTCGGCAGGATAGTGCTCATGCTCTCTTTCCCGGCGGCTATGACGAACTGGGCTGTGCCTTTCTATGATGATAAGGATATCGTGACAGGGGCTACCCCTCTCGTGAGCGACCCCGTATCATACCAGGATCTTTTCCTCGGCAATATCGGCGGCTGCCTTGGCGAGACGTGTAAGGCGGCTCTGCTTTTCGGCGGCTTCTACCTCATAGCAAGAAACGTCATAAACCCTGTCACACCGCTTGCATTTATCGGCACGGTGTTCGTCTTCTCGGCTGTCACAGGGCATGACGGGCTTTATCAGATACTAAGCGGCGGACTTATCTTGGGTGCTTTCTTTATGGCGACAGATTATGTCACTACACCTATCACCACGACAGGCAAGTTCATCTTCGGCATAGGCTGCGGCCTGCTCACCTGCGTGATAAGGTTCTACGCCGGATACCCCGAGGGCGTGTCGTTCTCGATACTGCTGATGAACATAGCAACGCCCCTTATTGATATGGCCACCGAGAAGAAGTCACCTCTCGGCAGGTATGTAAAGGCTGAAGAAAGCGGTGAGAGCGATGCTTAA
- the rsxC gene encoding electron transport complex subunit RsxC, with the protein MLFRGIHLKEKKNTAQAETVELPLPESVSIMMEQNMGAPCEPLVKNGDLVRVGQKIGYTNALLSAPVHSSVSGEVTGITEVLLANGKVCKAVVIKCDGQQTLSDEVKPPVINSREEFIEAVRESGCCGLGGAGFPTHVKLSAAKDKQIDCLVLNGAECEPYITSDHREMLENAENVISGAKSVMRYLDIPKCIIGIEANKPDAIEKMQQLTANEPYITVKTLRSEYPQGAEKMITYSCTGMIVKEGEFPADKGVIVMNVSTAGFIDSYLKTGMPLVKRRLTVDGSAVRTPCNIRAVIGTPLRSILEYADCDAEKVWKLLVGGPMMGLCTYDPGYPLIKTANALLAFTEPIKDKKYIEAHRQTACIRCGRCISACPMGLMPTELEKAYDRKDKQRLTALKVNLCMNCGACSYVCPARRDLAAKHQLAKAMVLKK; encoded by the coding sequence ATGCTTTTTCGTGGAATACACCTTAAAGAAAAAAAGAACACCGCACAGGCTGAAACGGTTGAGCTGCCGCTGCCTGAGAGTGTCAGCATAATGATGGAGCAGAACATGGGCGCACCCTGCGAGCCGCTCGTCAAAAACGGCGACCTGGTCAGGGTCGGGCAGAAGATAGGCTACACAAACGCCCTGCTCTCAGCGCCTGTGCATTCAAGCGTTTCGGGCGAGGTGACGGGTATCACCGAGGTGCTGCTCGCAAACGGCAAGGTCTGCAAGGCCGTGGTCATAAAATGCGACGGGCAGCAGACGCTCAGCGACGAGGTAAAGCCGCCTGTGATAAACAGCCGTGAGGAGTTTATTGAAGCTGTCAGAGAATCGGGCTGCTGCGGTCTGGGCGGTGCAGGATTTCCCACCCACGTCAAGCTCTCGGCTGCGAAGGATAAGCAGATAGACTGCCTTGTTTTAAACGGTGCCGAGTGCGAGCCGTACATCACCTCAGACCACAGAGAGATGCTCGAAAACGCCGAAAACGTCATATCCGGTGCAAAGAGCGTCATGAGATACCTTGATATACCAAAGTGCATAATAGGCATTGAGGCAAACAAGCCCGATGCTATCGAAAAGATGCAGCAGCTCACGGCAAACGAGCCTTACATCACGGTAAAGACCTTAAGGAGCGAATATCCGCAGGGTGCTGAAAAGATGATAACCTATTCCTGCACCGGGATGATAGTCAAAGAGGGCGAATTCCCGGCGGACAAGGGCGTTATCGTCATGAACGTATCCACAGCAGGCTTTATCGACAGCTATCTTAAAACAGGTATGCCGCTTGTAAAGAGAAGGCTGACTGTTGACGGCTCTGCCGTGCGCACTCCCTGCAACATAAGGGCTGTCATCGGCACGCCGCTCAGGAGCATATTGGAATACGCCGACTGTGATGCCGAAAAGGTCTGGAAGCTGCTGGTAGGCGGCCCTATGATGGGGCTTTGCACCTACGACCCGGGCTATCCGCTCATCAAGACAGCGAATGCCCTGCTGGCTTTCACCGAGCCGATAAAAGACAAGAAATACATCGAAGCTCACAGGCAGACTGCCTGCATACGCTGCGGCCGCTGCATAAGCGCCTGCCCTATGGGGCTCATGCCGACCGAGCTTGAAAAGGCCTACGACAGAAAAGACAAGCAGCGTCTGACTGCGCTCAAAGTCAATCTCTGCATGAACTGCGGCGCCTGCTCCTACGTCTGCCCCGCAAGGCGTGACCTTGCCGCCAAGCACCAGCTGGCAAAGGCAATGGTACTGAAAAAATAG
- a CDS encoding FAD:protein FMN transferase, producing the protein MKHKTALFGVCFGIALILFGGILLFVQRKSSQQEEEALTSSFFALDTMCEVTVYGTDDLTPYRSTIERLGKELDRYDSESDVSKFNTVGSAVLTGASEEVFERSKQLYEQYGGVDVTCGGLISLWGITSDSPRVPSDTQIKAELDKTGFDKLQQDGSVVNAPSGTQLDFGSVAKGYILDRVKKQLDDDNSGCAVISLGSSTLLYGSKPDGEPFRTGIKDPSSPDRLLLKFESGSCFVSTSGGYERYFESGGKRYIHILDLATGRPSESDLASVTVICQDGLKSDFLSTAIFIGGTKGLDRYLEDDSIEVIAIDKDNNIHYSPSLEGRISMTGE; encoded by the coding sequence ATGAAACACAAAACAGCTCTTTTCGGCGTGTGCTTCGGCATAGCGCTGATACTTTTCGGCGGTATACTGCTGTTTGTTCAGAGAAAGAGCTCGCAGCAGGAGGAGGAAGCGCTGACTTCTTCGTTTTTTGCGCTCGATACCATGTGCGAGGTGACTGTCTACGGCACAGATGACCTGACCCCATACCGCTCGACGATAGAGCGCCTTGGCAAGGAGCTTGATCGGTACGACTCTGAGAGCGATGTGAGCAAATTCAACACTGTCGGCAGCGCCGTGCTCACAGGGGCATCAGAGGAGGTCTTTGAGCGCTCAAAGCAGCTCTACGAGCAGTACGGCGGCGTAGATGTCACCTGCGGCGGCCTTATCTCGCTCTGGGGCATAACCTCAGACAGCCCCCGTGTGCCGTCTGATACGCAGATAAAAGCCGAGCTTGATAAAACAGGCTTTGATAAGCTGCAGCAGGACGGCAGCGTGGTAAACGCCCCCTCAGGCACGCAGCTTGATTTCGGCTCGGTCGCAAAGGGGTATATCCTTGACCGTGTGAAAAAACAGCTTGATGATGATAACTCAGGCTGCGCTGTGATCTCTCTCGGCTCGTCCACGCTGCTTTACGGCAGCAAGCCGGACGGCGAGCCTTTCAGGACAGGTATAAAAGACCCCTCGTCGCCTGACAGGCTGCTTTTGAAATTCGAGAGCGGCAGCTGCTTTGTCTCGACCTCGGGAGGGTATGAAAGATACTTCGAGTCGGGCGGTAAGAGATACATACATATCCTCGACCTTGCCACAGGCCGCCCCAGCGAGAGCGACCTTGCAAGCGTTACCGTCATCTGTCAGGACGGGCTGAAAAGCGACTTTTTGTCTACTGCCATATTCATAGGCGGCACAAAGGGGCTTGACAGGTACCTTGAAGATGACAGCATAGAGGTAATTGCGATAGACAAAGACAATAATATACACTATTCCCCCTCGCTTGAAGGAAGGATATCCATGACCGGGGAATAG
- a CDS encoding helix-turn-helix transcriptional regulator — protein MSSEINTSGRVAEVRQRLRDIRHEKGITQKTVEQKTKIKQSLLSAYESGSRELGLGDILALCEAYECSLAFILGEDKAQPYDADKKTDLSEAADIEQLLAAPLDESEKKLCDTYIKLHIYKVLRELYCANPRHKNTRLFKLSEEQLDAALRRSQSDLENMLPGALSRKKACAKSIELEPEMSAALRAFVGEVEQTASHVPDTL, from the coding sequence ATGAGCAGTGAAATAAATACAAGCGGCCGTGTGGCGGAGGTAAGGCAGAGACTGCGTGATATCCGCCATGAAAAAGGGATCACCCAGAAGACCGTCGAGCAAAAGACTAAGATAAAACAGTCGCTGCTGTCGGCGTATGAGTCGGGCAGCAGAGAGCTTGGCCTTGGCGATATCCTTGCTCTGTGCGAGGCGTATGAGTGCAGCCTTGCGTTTATCCTCGGGGAGGATAAGGCGCAGCCGTATGATGCTGATAAAAAGACAGATCTGAGCGAGGCGGCAGATATCGAACAGCTGCTCGCAGCACCGCTCGATGAAAGCGAAAAGAAGCTCTGCGATACATATATAAAGCTGCATATCTATAAAGTCCTGCGTGAGCTTTACTGCGCAAACCCAAGACACAAGAACACCAGGCTCTTCAAGCTCTCGGAGGAGCAGCTCGACGCAGCGCTCAGAAGGTCACAAAGCGACCTTGAAAATATGCTGCCTGGTGCTCTTTCACGCAAGAAGGCCTGCGCTAAGAGCATAGAGCTTGAGCCTGAAATGTCGGCAGCGCTGAGAGCCTTTGTCGGGGAGGTCGAGCAAACAGCTTCCCATGTTCCAGATACATTATAA
- a CDS encoding histidine phosphatase family protein, whose translation MKGYRLQLIRHGMTSANLEGRYIGTTDLPLCSEGTEELYKKIENSEYPYVQRVYCSPLKRCTQTAALLYPNASVTIVEELREMDFGEFENKKAEELINDPAYRKFMQGGIDNPPPGGESMQSVVERCYAALAKIIAAMMSEGLTNCAVVTHGGIIMNMLSCFGMPKIDPSQLSCDFGEGFEILISASMWQRSNCFEILGRVPFLPFEGDTDAD comes from the coding sequence ATGAAGGGCTACAGGCTTCAGCTCATACGCCACGGAATGACGAGCGCAAACTTAGAAGGCAGATACATCGGCACGACCGACCTGCCGCTTTGCAGCGAAGGCACCGAAGAACTCTACAAGAAGATAGAGAACAGCGAATACCCCTATGTACAGAGGGTCTACTGCTCGCCGCTCAAAAGATGCACGCAGACGGCGGCGCTTTTATACCCTAACGCTTCTGTGACTATAGTCGAGGAGCTCAGGGAAATGGACTTCGGCGAGTTTGAGAACAAAAAGGCCGAGGAGCTGATAAACGACCCTGCCTACAGGAAATTCATGCAGGGCGGTATTGACAACCCTCCCCCCGGAGGCGAGAGTATGCAGAGCGTCGTCGAGCGCTGCTACGCCGCCCTTGCAAAGATAATCGCCGCCATGATGAGCGAGGGACTGACAAACTGCGCTGTCGTGACGCACGGCGGGATCATCATGAATATGCTCAGCTGCTTCGGTATGCCGAAGATAGACCCCTCACAGCTCTCCTGCGATTTCGGCGAGGGCTTTGAGATACTTATCTCGGCTTCAATGTGGCAGCGCTCAAACTGCTTTGAGATACTCGGCAGAGTACCTTTCTTACCATTCGAGGGTGATACTGATGCTGACTAA
- a CDS encoding RluA family pseudouridine synthase, whose protein sequence is MLHTFKAQKPCRLSDFLARNGVSRSLLCYLKQHEGAITVNGKPAHTDYHLSPGDIAGIDEPAERSDDILPVKSDLVTVLYEDREVIVLDKPPFMPSHPSARHHDDTLANHYAYISGGGVFHCINRLDRDTSGCCLIAKSRYSAALAAKTVRKTYYAICEGDPGSEGVIEIPIRRKSGSVIERECAPDGQYAKTIFKTLKRNERYSLCEVTLETGRTHQIRVHFSHTGHPLAGDDMYGGSLLDIPRQALHCGRLKFVSPDENVDVCIEAPLPEDMLGLVKAFR, encoded by the coding sequence GTGCTGCACACGTTTAAGGCGCAAAAGCCCTGCCGGCTGAGCGACTTTCTTGCAAGAAACGGCGTGTCACGCTCGCTTTTGTGCTATCTTAAGCAGCACGAGGGCGCTATAACCGTAAACGGCAAGCCTGCGCATACCGACTATCATCTCTCGCCCGGCGACATAGCAGGGATAGACGAGCCTGCAGAGCGGTCTGACGATATACTCCCGGTAAAGAGCGACCTGGTCACTGTATTATATGAGGACAGAGAGGTGATAGTGCTTGACAAGCCGCCTTTCATGCCCTCGCACCCTTCCGCAAGGCACCATGACGACACGCTCGCAAACCACTATGCCTACATATCAGGCGGTGGGGTGTTCCACTGCATAAACCGCCTTGACCGTGACACCTCGGGCTGCTGCCTGATAGCAAAAAGCCGCTACAGCGCCGCACTTGCCGCAAAGACAGTGCGCAAGACCTACTACGCCATATGCGAGGGCGACCCGGGCAGCGAGGGGGTCATCGAGATACCGATAAGGCGCAAGAGCGGCTCGGTGATAGAGCGTGAATGCGCCCCCGACGGGCAGTATGCAAAGACTATATTCAAAACACTCAAAAGAAACGAGCGCTATTCGCTTTGCGAGGTCACGCTCGAAACAGGGCGCACGCATCAGATACGGGTGCATTTTTCACACACAGGCCACCCTCTCGCCGGGGACGATATGTACGGCGGCAGTCTTTTGGACATTCCCCGTCAGGCGCTTCACTGCGGCAGGCTGAAATTTGTTTCGCCCGACGAAAACGTTGATGTCTGCATTGAGGCTCCCCTGCCGGAGGATATGCTCGGTTTAGTCAAGGCTTTTCGTTAA